A single region of the Paludibacter jiangxiensis genome encodes:
- the nadD gene encoding nicotinate (nicotinamide) nucleotide adenylyltransferase, producing MIKTAVFSGTFNPIHVGHLVLANYLCEFTDVDEVWLMVSPLNPLKEPNTALDSKLRYEMAKLAIDDDARLSASDFELHLPQPTYSIKTLTALRDNYPDREFSLLIGADNWLVFDQWKDYQQIIDEFPIWIYPRAGFEVKIPDFMPSVKLLSAPLVEISSTFIRQSITGGHDMRRFVPEEVWKYIKTNRLYL from the coding sequence ATGATAAAGACAGCAGTTTTTTCAGGCACCTTCAACCCGATCCACGTCGGCCATCTCGTTCTTGCAAATTATTTGTGCGAGTTTACAGATGTGGATGAAGTGTGGCTAATGGTAAGCCCGCTCAATCCGTTAAAAGAGCCGAATACTGCCCTTGACAGTAAGCTGCGGTATGAAATGGCGAAGCTTGCGATAGATGACGACGCCCGTTTATCGGCGTCCGACTTCGAACTCCATTTACCTCAGCCAACCTATTCCATAAAAACATTGACGGCTCTTCGCGATAACTATCCGGACCGTGAATTTTCGCTTTTAATTGGAGCTGACAACTGGCTGGTATTTGATCAATGGAAAGACTATCAACAAATTATTGATGAATTTCCTATCTGGATTTATCCCCGGGCCGGATTTGAGGTTAAAATTCCGGATTTTATGCCCTCGGTTAAACTTTTGTCAGCGCCTTTGGTCGAAATCTCGTCGACATTTATTCGCCAGTCGATAACTGGAGGTCATGACATGCGTCGTTTTGTACCGGAAGAGGTTTGGAAGTATATAAAAACTAACCGCTTGTATCTTTAA
- a CDS encoding FKBP-type peptidyl-prolyl cis-trans isomerase — MKKTFLMIAAFALVFTAAEAKSPKKTEAKAAPQEKIFTNGVDSMSYALGLNLGADFAKNIKTIPGGQCNVDLLIKAFSTAMKGDSALMAKEFANTYFRSYMMAAQAKDAAAKKEAGEKFLAENKTKEGVKTTASGLQYIVLKEGNGVKPKDVDTVVVHYTGTLIDGTKFDSSVDRGEPITFPLNGVIKGWTEGVQLMTVGSKYKFFIPYSLGYGEQGAGNGVIPPYATLVFEVELLNVKPYKEPVKVEEPAKPADDVKAAKPATKKAPAAKAKK; from the coding sequence ATGAAAAAAACATTTTTGATGATTGCGGCATTTGCACTGGTTTTTACTGCCGCCGAAGCTAAGAGCCCCAAAAAAACAGAGGCCAAAGCAGCACCTCAGGAAAAGATCTTTACCAATGGCGTTGACTCTATGAGTTATGCTCTCGGTTTGAACCTCGGCGCTGATTTTGCTAAAAACATCAAAACCATTCCCGGAGGTCAATGCAATGTCGACCTGCTTATCAAAGCCTTTTCCACCGCAATGAAAGGTGACTCTGCTTTAATGGCAAAAGAATTCGCCAACACCTATTTCCGCTCATACATGATGGCAGCTCAGGCAAAAGATGCTGCAGCCAAAAAAGAAGCAGGCGAAAAGTTTCTTGCAGAAAACAAAACCAAAGAAGGCGTAAAAACTACTGCCAGCGGATTGCAATATATCGTACTGAAAGAAGGTAACGGTGTAAAACCGAAAGATGTTGACACTGTAGTGGTACACTATACCGGAACTTTGATCGATGGCACAAAATTTGACAGTTCAGTAGATCGTGGCGAACCGATTACATTCCCTTTGAACGGCGTAATCAAAGGCTGGACTGAAGGTGTTCAACTGATGACCGTTGGCTCTAAATATAAATTCTTCATTCCTTACTCATTGGGATACGGCGAACAGGGAGCCGGCAATGGCGTAATTCCTCCATATGCTACTTTGGTTTTCGAAGTAGAGCTGTTGAATGTAAAACCGTACAAAGAACCGGTAAAAGTTGAAGAACCAGCTAAACCGGCTGACGATGTCAAAGCTGCTAAACCAGCCACAAAGAAAGCACCAGCCGCAAAAGCTAAGAAGTAA
- a CDS encoding glycoside hydrolase family 5 protein, giving the protein MKRRFVFPLLLIATLSLSSFKAPKGSPVALNGKLHTTGTQLCNQNNSPLVLAGASLGWHNLWPRFYNADAVKWLANDWKCNVIRASMGVGLDDSYLENPSFALQCMTKVIDGAIKNGIYVIIDFHSHKLHTQEAKTFFAQMAAKYSGNPNVIYEIWNEPDYFFWKDVKQYSEEVISTIRAIDTDNLILVGSPHWDQDLDSVAANPILGQKNIMYSMHFYAGTHKKWLRDRTDTVMAKGIPIFISECAGMEASGDGPIDKAEWAAYQEWMKDRKLSWIAWSVSDKNETCSMLLPRASEKGNWTGDLLKEWGKITRESIRNANTK; this is encoded by the coding sequence ATGAAAAGACGCTTCGTCTTCCCGCTATTATTGATTGCAACTCTATCTTTATCCTCGTTCAAAGCCCCGAAAGGCTCACCAGTGGCTCTGAACGGAAAGTTGCACACAACAGGCACGCAGTTGTGCAATCAAAACAATTCGCCTTTAGTTTTAGCCGGCGCCAGCTTAGGATGGCATAATCTTTGGCCGCGGTTTTACAATGCCGATGCCGTAAAATGGTTGGCCAATGACTGGAAGTGCAACGTTATCAGGGCTTCTATGGGCGTAGGACTTGATGACAGTTACCTTGAAAATCCTTCGTTTGCTCTGCAATGTATGACAAAAGTGATTGATGGCGCCATCAAAAACGGCATCTACGTAATCATTGATTTTCACAGCCATAAACTTCACACGCAGGAAGCCAAGACATTCTTTGCTCAAATGGCAGCAAAGTATTCTGGCAATCCGAATGTAATTTATGAAATATGGAATGAACCCGATTATTTTTTCTGGAAAGACGTAAAACAATACTCGGAAGAAGTCATCTCGACCATTCGGGCAATTGATACGGACAATCTGATATTAGTCGGATCGCCTCACTGGGATCAGGATCTTGATTCGGTAGCGGCTAATCCGATTTTGGGCCAGAAAAACATCATGTACTCCATGCACTTCTATGCCGGAACCCACAAAAAATGGTTGCGTGATCGCACCGACACGGTAATGGCAAAAGGAATTCCCATATTTATCTCCGAATGTGCCGGCATGGAGGCTTCCGGCGACGGTCCGATCGACAAAGCAGAATGGGCGGCCTATCAGGAATGGATGAAAGACAGGAAACTCAGCTGGATTGCATGGTCGGTATCCGACAAAAACGAAACCTGTTCCATGCTTTTGCCCAGAGCTTCAGAAAAAGGCAACTGGACAGGAGATTTATTGAAAGAATGGGGTAAAATTACCCGGGAAAGCATACGAAACGCCAACACAAAATAA
- a CDS encoding endonuclease/exonuclease/phosphatase family protein yields the protein MMRLKETVLILFSCLFFTASVFAQSNDSVEVVRVMSYNVENFLDYRHDSLLSLPDTANTKGWNASRYYQKRDNIARVITAVGGWNPPVLVGLCEVQNQRVLDDLTRYSALRNLHYKVSHFESPDPRGIDVALLYQPKFFKPYQEKPVRIRFADNPRRHTRDILYVAGKLRNGDTLHVFVSHFPSRLGGELESQNARLQVAAVLRRQVDSLFMLNSGANIIIMGDFNDYPDNDSMTRVLGALPDDAPMAEKSLFNLCYTTNKAARIGSYKHAGEWGMLDQIVVSSHLLNSTASVFTSGSMLHVFDASFLLEDDVKWFGKQPFRTYVGMKYHGGFSDHLPVYIDLYVRKRLELHPEK from the coding sequence ATGATGCGACTAAAAGAGACAGTGCTAATATTGTTTAGCTGTTTGTTTTTTACGGCTTCCGTATTTGCGCAGAGCAATGATTCGGTTGAGGTTGTTCGGGTGATGAGTTATAATGTAGAGAATTTTCTGGATTATCGGCACGATTCGCTTTTGTCCTTACCTGATACCGCAAATACAAAGGGATGGAATGCTTCGCGTTACTATCAGAAACGAGACAATATAGCGAGGGTTATTACTGCGGTGGGTGGTTGGAATCCCCCTGTTTTAGTGGGTTTGTGCGAAGTACAGAACCAAAGGGTGTTGGATGATCTGACCAGATACTCGGCTTTGCGTAATCTGCATTATAAGGTTTCTCATTTTGAGTCGCCCGACCCCAGAGGAATTGACGTAGCATTGCTCTATCAGCCGAAATTCTTTAAGCCCTATCAGGAAAAGCCTGTTCGCATTCGTTTTGCGGATAATCCACGTCGACATACCCGCGATATTTTATATGTGGCGGGTAAATTGCGTAACGGAGATACGTTGCATGTGTTTGTAAGTCATTTCCCTTCGCGGCTTGGCGGTGAACTGGAATCTCAAAATGCACGGCTTCAGGTTGCGGCTGTTCTTCGCCGTCAGGTTGATAGTCTTTTTATGCTCAATTCGGGGGCAAACATTATTATCATGGGCGATTTTAATGATTATCCGGATAATGATAGTATGACCCGTGTGTTGGGCGCTCTGCCCGACGATGCCCCAATGGCCGAAAAGAGCCTGTTCAATTTGTGTTATACTACTAATAAAGCAGCACGAATCGGATCGTACAAACATGCCGGTGAATGGGGAATGTTGGATCAAATCGTTGTTTCCTCTCACCTGCTGAATTCAACGGCTTCAGTTTTTACTTCAGGTTCCATGCTGCATGTCTTTGATGCTTCCTTTTTATTGGAAGATGATGTGAAATGGTTTGGAAAGCAGCCTTTCCGAACGTATGTGGGGATGAAGTATCACGGCGGCTTTAGCGATCATCTTCCGGTGTATATAGATCTTTATGTTCGGAAGAGATTGGAGTTGCATCCTGAAAAATAG
- a CDS encoding FKBP-type peptidyl-prolyl cis-trans isomerase — translation MKKLSVLVVAGLALMVGFSSCSQSSVKMKTQLDSLNYAFGVLNGPQVKAYSLGGDTTAKAVDAFIKGFEKGIGSDDKYIAQYATGLNIGASLKKQSKGGLMGDSTLKMNVELIKAGLIAGMKNKGMKIRPEVAEMFFRTTMQKLQAEKSKKLYGKNIEEGKKFLEANKKKPGVVTTPDGLQYEVIKAGNGPKPTANDQVKVNYKGTLINGTVFDTNEGKAPVTFGVGQVIKGWSEALTMMPVGSKWKIYVPAELGYMEREMGAIKPFSTLVFEVELLSIEKAPAQPEGPQGPGAPQGAPQGR, via the coding sequence ATGAAAAAATTAAGTGTTCTTGTTGTAGCAGGTTTAGCATTGATGGTTGGTTTTTCCTCATGCAGCCAAAGCTCTGTAAAAATGAAAACTCAGCTGGATAGTCTGAACTATGCGTTTGGCGTTTTGAACGGCCCGCAAGTAAAAGCTTATTCGTTGGGTGGTGATACCACAGCTAAAGCAGTAGATGCTTTTATCAAAGGTTTCGAAAAAGGTATCGGTTCTGACGATAAATATATTGCTCAATATGCTACCGGTCTTAACATCGGCGCATCTTTGAAAAAACAATCAAAAGGCGGTTTGATGGGCGACAGCACATTGAAAATGAATGTTGAGCTGATCAAAGCTGGTTTGATTGCCGGAATGAAAAATAAAGGCATGAAGATTCGTCCTGAAGTAGCTGAAATGTTCTTCCGTACCACAATGCAGAAATTACAGGCTGAAAAATCTAAAAAACTTTACGGTAAAAACATCGAAGAAGGCAAAAAATTCCTCGAAGCAAACAAAAAGAAACCAGGCGTGGTAACTACTCCTGACGGCTTGCAATACGAAGTAATCAAAGCAGGTAACGGTCCTAAACCGACAGCAAACGATCAGGTAAAAGTTAACTACAAAGGAACTTTGATCAACGGAACTGTTTTTGATACTAACGAAGGTAAAGCTCCTGTAACATTTGGCGTTGGTCAGGTTATCAAAGGCTGGTCAGAAGCATTGACTATGATGCCTGTTGGTTCAAAATGGAAAATTTATGTTCCTGCAGAACTCGGTTATATGGAACGTGAAATGGGTGCTATCAAACCTTTCTCAACTCTGGTATTCGAAGTTGAATTGTTAAGCATCGAAAAAGCTCCTGCTCAACCAGAAGGTCCTCAAGGTCCTGGTGCTCCTCAGGGTGCTCCACAGGGTCGCTAA
- a CDS encoding C-GCAxxG-C-C family protein, with amino-acid sequence MQIDIEQRKEKALALFNEGYNCSQSVFCAYADVFDLDPELARRLTSSFGGGMGRLREVCGALSGSFLLLGLRYPASDPNDKEAKTENYASVQRVADDFRSRFGTIICRELLDVKRQRESPVPSDRNAEYYAKRPCARFVVEAAEIVGQEMMRVND; translated from the coding sequence ATGCAGATAGACATTGAGCAACGTAAAGAAAAAGCGTTGGCTTTATTTAATGAAGGGTACAATTGTTCCCAGTCGGTATTTTGTGCTTATGCTGATGTGTTTGACCTGGATCCTGAACTTGCCCGGCGCTTAACCTCGTCGTTCGGTGGAGGCATGGGGCGGCTACGTGAAGTTTGTGGCGCCCTGAGCGGCTCATTTTTGCTACTGGGCTTGCGATATCCGGCATCAGATCCGAACGATAAAGAGGCCAAAACAGAGAATTATGCTTCGGTACAACGGGTGGCCGACGATTTTAGATCACGTTTTGGCACCATTATTTGCCGCGAATTGCTGGATGTGAAGCGACAGAGAGAATCGCCCGTTCCATCCGATCGCAATGCTGAGTATTATGCCAAACGTCCATGTGCAAGGTTTGTGGTGGAAGCTGCCGAAATCGTAGGGCAGGAGATGATGCGTGTAAATGACTGA
- a CDS encoding ABC transporter substrate-binding protein, with protein MFTRFSWFLALCLSVAMITSCSQKGSSNANVAPDSVVKPKYATGFVIEYYQGYKCLVVYNPWKKGAVQAKYYIVTQNGVNTPDKRKTVVAPLHSIAATSATHYAFIAALNELPSITGVSSPKLVYNSALIRQCRDGKTIDLGDAFSLNVEKTMSLKPQALMMSSYNQTDAAAERISQAGIPVIFNNEWMETSPLGRAEWIKFIAVLYNKEKLADSIFRQTEQKYLAAKMLASKAKETPEVMIGSSFKGTWYMPSGKGFMGNLLADAKVKYHFANDTTAGSIPVNFEQALQYFGNAQVWLNCDAKNLSSLMQSDARYAHFKACKDKRVYSLYNRINESGGNDFWEDGVLHPELILQDFIKAVHPELLPDYKLVYVTQLK; from the coding sequence ATGTTTACGCGATTTAGCTGGTTTTTAGCATTATGCCTGTCTGTTGCCATGATCACTTCTTGCAGTCAGAAAGGCAGTTCGAATGCAAACGTAGCTCCCGACTCGGTTGTAAAGCCGAAGTACGCTACCGGGTTTGTGATAGAATACTATCAGGGGTACAAATGTCTGGTTGTATATAATCCATGGAAAAAAGGAGCTGTGCAGGCAAAATATTACATTGTGACGCAAAACGGTGTCAATACTCCCGATAAGCGGAAAACGGTTGTGGCTCCTTTACACTCTATTGCGGCAACATCTGCTACGCATTACGCGTTTATTGCAGCGCTGAATGAATTACCCTCCATAACCGGTGTTTCTTCTCCTAAGCTGGTTTATAATTCAGCCCTGATTCGTCAATGCCGGGATGGAAAAACAATCGACCTTGGCGATGCGTTCAGTCTCAATGTAGAAAAGACAATGTCGTTAAAGCCTCAGGCGTTGATGATGAGCAGCTATAACCAGACGGATGCTGCGGCTGAAAGAATATCTCAGGCCGGAATCCCCGTGATATTTAATAACGAGTGGATGGAAACATCGCCTTTGGGTCGTGCCGAATGGATAAAGTTTATCGCTGTTCTTTACAACAAAGAAAAGCTTGCTGACTCGATTTTCCGGCAAACGGAACAAAAATATCTGGCGGCGAAAATGTTGGCTTCGAAGGCAAAAGAAACTCCCGAAGTTATGATAGGAAGTAGTTTTAAGGGAACCTGGTACATGCCGAGCGGCAAAGGTTTTATGGGCAACCTGCTTGCTGATGCAAAGGTGAAATATCATTTTGCCAATGACACTACTGCTGGTAGTATTCCTGTGAATTTTGAACAGGCGCTGCAATACTTCGGAAATGCGCAGGTGTGGCTCAATTGCGATGCGAAAAACCTGAGCAGCCTGATGCAGAGTGACGCTCGTTACGCACATTTCAAGGCGTGTAAAGATAAAAGAGTCTATTCATTGTACAACAGAATCAATGAGTCAGGCGGGAACGATTTTTGGGAAGACGGAGTGCTTCACCCCGAGTTGATTCTTCAGGACTTTATTAAGGCGGTTCATCCTGAATTGTTGCCGGATTACAAGCTTGTTTATGTGACACAACTTAAATGA
- a CDS encoding thymidylate synthase: MQQYLDLLQRVLDEGVHKEDRTGTGTISVFGHQMRFRLEDGFPLLTTKKLHLKSIIYELLWFLKGDTNVKYLQDNGVRIWNEWADENGELGPVYGSQWRSWPDYKGGHIDQISEAAETIKNNPDSRRIIVSAWNVGALPEMHLPPCHAFFQFYVANGRLSLQLYQRSADIFLGVPFNIASYALLLQMMAQATGLKAGDFVHTLGDAHIYTNHLEQVHLQLSREPRALPQMIINPEKKNIFDFEYSDFVLEGYDPHPHIKGAVAV, from the coding sequence ATGCAACAATATCTTGACTTGCTGCAACGGGTTCTGGATGAAGGCGTCCACAAGGAAGACCGCACCGGAACAGGCACGATAAGTGTATTCGGCCATCAAATGCGGTTTCGCCTCGAAGACGGATTCCCGCTCCTGACTACCAAAAAGCTCCACCTGAAATCTATCATTTACGAATTACTCTGGTTTCTGAAAGGCGATACGAATGTAAAATACCTGCAGGACAACGGAGTGCGAATATGGAATGAGTGGGCTGATGAAAACGGAGAGCTCGGTCCCGTTTATGGTTCTCAATGGCGGTCATGGCCGGATTACAAAGGCGGTCATATCGATCAGATCAGCGAAGCGGCAGAAACCATCAAAAACAATCCGGATTCACGACGCATCATCGTCAGCGCATGGAATGTCGGGGCCCTGCCCGAAATGCATCTTCCTCCCTGCCATGCTTTTTTCCAGTTCTATGTGGCAAACGGCAGGTTAAGCCTGCAACTATACCAGCGAAGCGCTGATATCTTTTTGGGTGTTCCGTTCAACATCGCCTCTTACGCATTGTTGCTACAAATGATGGCGCAAGCCACCGGGCTGAAAGCCGGCGATTTTGTTCATACGTTGGGAGATGCACATATTTACACCAACCACCTCGAACAGGTGCACCTGCAGCTCTCTCGCGAACCACGCGCTTTACCTCAGATGATAATCAACCCCGAAAAGAAAAATATTTTCGACTTCGAATACAGCGATTTCGTGCTCGAAGGGTACGATCCGCATCCGCATATTAAAGGCGCAGTGGCCGTTTAA
- the pssA gene encoding CDP-diacylglycerol--serine O-phosphatidyltransferase, translating into MISIDLRKLIKHVPNTITCCNLFSGCIAISAGFDGQYLLALIFILLAAVFDFFDGFAARMLHAYSPMGKELDSLADIVSFGVAPSAMVFSILYDCLPLDWHILSYLAFLIAIFSCLRLAKFNIDTRQTTSFIGLPVPANAIFWASFVYTSNNLFASIYWEYYIILIAIFCYLLVSEWPMFSLKMKNLKWEDNKIQFSFLITSALIVLVSRFSPGSLAMVIAVYVLFSIGSYISKKQ; encoded by the coding sequence ATGATTTCTATTGATTTACGCAAGCTGATCAAGCATGTTCCCAATACAATTACATGTTGTAATTTATTCTCGGGGTGTATCGCCATTTCAGCGGGTTTTGACGGCCAATATCTGTTGGCACTTATTTTCATTTTATTGGCAGCTGTTTTTGACTTTTTCGACGGATTTGCAGCTCGCATGTTACATGCTTACTCGCCCATGGGCAAAGAGCTCGATTCACTGGCTGATATAGTAAGTTTTGGTGTAGCGCCATCGGCAATGGTTTTTTCGATTTTGTACGATTGTCTGCCTCTCGACTGGCACATTCTCAGCTACCTGGCATTCCTGATCGCCATTTTCTCGTGCCTCCGTCTCGCCAAATTCAATATCGACACGCGACAGACAACATCTTTCATAGGACTTCCTGTCCCGGCGAATGCTATTTTCTGGGCTTCGTTCGTCTACACCTCCAATAATCTGTTTGCATCTATTTATTGGGAGTACTACATCATTCTGATCGCTATTTTCTGCTACTTATTGGTATCCGAATGGCCCATGTTTTCGTTGAAAATGAAAAACTTAAAGTGGGAAGACAACAAAATTCAGTTTAGCTTTCTGATAACATCTGCCCTCATTGTTCTCGTGTCCCGTTTCAGTCCCGGATCGCTCGCCATGGTCATTGCCGTATATGTGCTATTTTCGATCGGGAGTTACATTTCTAAAAAACAGTAA
- a CDS encoding MFS transporter, with protein sequence MNTNQKSYALPIAMMFALFFMIAFVTGLPSPMGVIVAKQFGATNFESQLGFLGNFLAYAFMGIPAGMMLKKIGYKKTALSAIIVGFVGVSVQFLSGQVGSFSVYLIGAFISGFSMCMLNTVVNPMLNTLGGGGNKGNQLIQFGGSINSIGATITPMLVGWLMGAVAGRTIEKANPALFLALGIFALAFVVLLFVDIPEPHMEKAEDKKVKDTHSPLSFRHFIFGAVAIFIYVGIEIGIPSTANLYMTAQSSAANPGLGIDATIAGSIVGLYWLLMLVGRLTGASIGAKVSSKTMLTAVASTGLILILLAIFSPKSLVVTVPFIGTVVPISVIFIVLCGLCTSIMWGGIFNLAVEGLGKYTAAASGIFMVMVCGGGIVPLIQGWVSDHFGYISSYWVMFACLAYMLWYALVGCKNVNKDIPVE encoded by the coding sequence ATGAACACAAATCAAAAAAGCTACGCATTGCCAATAGCAATGATGTTTGCATTGTTCTTTATGATTGCCTTCGTAACCGGACTGCCAAGTCCTATGGGGGTCATCGTTGCCAAACAGTTTGGCGCTACCAATTTTGAATCTCAGTTGGGATTCCTCGGCAACTTCCTTGCCTATGCTTTTATGGGCATCCCGGCAGGTATGATGCTAAAGAAAATCGGATACAAAAAAACAGCTCTTTCTGCCATTATCGTAGGATTTGTAGGGGTATCCGTACAATTTCTTTCGGGTCAGGTCGGCAGTTTCTCTGTTTACCTGATCGGTGCATTTATTTCCGGTTTTTCAATGTGTATGCTCAACACGGTAGTTAATCCAATGCTCAACACACTCGGAGGCGGAGGAAACAAAGGAAATCAATTAATCCAGTTCGGAGGTTCAATCAACTCAATCGGTGCAACAATTACCCCAATGCTTGTAGGCTGGTTAATGGGTGCTGTAGCCGGAAGAACCATCGAAAAAGCTAATCCTGCGTTATTCCTTGCTTTAGGCATTTTCGCGCTGGCATTTGTTGTTCTTCTTTTTGTTGACATACCAGAACCTCACATGGAAAAGGCTGAAGACAAAAAAGTAAAAGACACTCACAGTCCTCTTTCTTTCCGCCACTTCATCTTCGGGGCAGTAGCTATCTTCATCTATGTTGGTATCGAAATCGGCATTCCAAGTACTGCAAATCTTTATATGACAGCACAATCATCAGCAGCCAACCCTGGCCTTGGTATTGATGCGACCATTGCAGGAAGTATCGTAGGTCTTTACTGGTTGCTTATGCTGGTCGGTCGTTTGACAGGTGCTTCTATCGGTGCTAAAGTTTCAAGTAAAACCATGTTGACAGCTGTAGCTTCAACCGGTCTTATCCTGATTCTTCTCGCCATATTCAGTCCGAAATCACTGGTTGTTACCGTTCCATTCATTGGCACAGTAGTTCCTATCAGTGTTATCTTCATTGTACTTTGCGGACTTTGTACCTCCATTATGTGGGGTGGAATTTTCAACCTTGCAGTAGAAGGTCTGGGCAAATACACAGCTGCTGCTTCCGGCATCTTCATGGTAATGGTTTGCGGTGGTGGTATCGTTCCTCTCATTCAGGGATGGGTATCCGACCATTTCGGCTACATCAGCAGCTATTGGGTAATGTTTGCATGTCTGGCTTATATGCTCTGGTATGCACTTGTAGGCTGCAAAAACGTGAACAAAGATATTCCAGTTGAATAA